A DNA window from Cutaneotrichosporon cavernicola HIS019 DNA, chromosome: 2 contains the following coding sequences:
- a CDS encoding uncharacterized protein (Protein of unknown function (DUF2423)) codes for MAKSLRSKVKLAARRRKAVMSHYAVADAERTARISSRIMAKAGTKEDAEGDAAMGEGDEEMKEETKKISTSAPRGSRREEWRKSKGMDARPKLKGQNKHGVPISRHKAGKTKRRR; via the exons ATGGCAAAGTCGCTCCGCTCAAAGGTCAAgctcgctgcgcgccggcgcaaGGCCGTCATGTCGCACTACGCCGTCGCGGACGCCGAGCGTACTGCTCGCATTTCGTCTCGTATTATGGCCAAGGCTGGCACGAAGGAGGACGCAGAGGGGGATGCTGCGATgggggagggcgatgaggagatgaaggagg AGACCAAGAAGATCTCGACTTCGGCACCCCGCGGAAGCCGCCGCGAGGAATGGCGTAAGAGCAAGGGCATGGATGCTCGCCCGAAGCTCAAGGGCCAAAACAAGCACGGCGTCCCCATTTCTCGGCACAAGGCT GGCAAGAccaagcgccgccgctAA
- the SCL1 gene encoding uncharacterized protein (Proteasome subunit), protein MSRSSYDRYLTVFSPEGRLYQVEYAFKAISGAGITSLAIRGKDTAVVITQRKVPDKLLDPETVTHVFQITPTIGCVVTGRIADARAQVQRTRSEAAEFRYKFGYEITPDALSKRMANINQVYTQRAGMRPLGISMILIGPDDERGPQVFMIDPAGYYVGYKAVASGQKQTEATNFLEKKWKSVENRSLNLDRAGVIELAIETLSNVCATDFKAGEIEIGITSTSPDEPGEGGKLGGTGRFRQMGEAERDEWLVRVGEKD, encoded by the exons ATGTCCCGCTCATCCTACGACCG ATACCTCACCGTCTTCTCGCCTGAAGGCCGG CTGTACCAAGTCG aatACGCGTTCAAGGCCATCAGTGGGGCGGGGATCACGTCGCTCGCCATCCGTGGCAAGGACACAGCCGTCGTCATCACCCAGCGCAAGGTACCT gacAAGCTGCTTGACCCCGAGACGGTGACCCACGTCTTCCAGATCACGCCGACGATCGGATGTGTCGTCACTGGCCGCATTG ccgacgcgcgcgcacaGGTCCAGCGTACACGGTCAGAGGCGGCCGAGTTCCGCTACAAGTTTGGCTACGAGATTACGCCTGATGCGC TCTCCAAGCGCATGGCCAACATCAACCAGGTGTACACGCAGCGTGCGGGCATGCGCCCACTCGGCATCTCGATGATCCTCATTGGGCCCGATGACGAGCGTGGACCGCAGGTGTTCATGATCGACCCTGCTGGCTACTACGTCGGTTACAAGGCTGTCGCAAGCGGCCAGAAGCAGACCGAGGCGACCAACTTT ttgGAGAAGAAGTGGAAGTCTGTTGAGAACCGGTCGCTGAATCTCGACCGCGCGGGTGTGATCGAGCTCGCGATCGAGACGCTCTCGAACGTGTGTGCGACCGACTTTAAGGCGGGCGAGATTGAGATTGGCAtcacctcgacgtcgccagaCGAGCCAGGAGAGGGCGGCAAGCTGGGTGGCACCGGACGTTTCCGCCAGATGGGcgaggctgagcgcgacgagtggCTCGTCCGTGTGGGAGAGAAGGACTAG